A segment of the Candidatus Eisenbacteria bacterium genome:
ATCGAAAAGGCCGAGTACTGGGCCCTGGTCTGGGGCACGGCAGTGATGACCGTGACCGGCGTGGTGCTGTGGTTCGAGAACCAGTCGCTCCAGTGGCTCAACAAGTGGGTGCTCGATCTCGCCACGATCGTCCACTACTACGAGGCCTGGCTCGCTTTTCTCGCCATCATGGTCTGGCACGTCTATCAGACGGTCCTCAACCCCGACGTCTATCCGATGAACTGGACCTGGATCACCGGCCGGATCTCGGACGACATGCTCCGGCACGAGCACGGCGCCGAGTGGGAGCGGCTACAGGCGGAGGAGGCAGCGGCGGCGGAGCGGGCGGCGCAGGACGCCCCGGAGGGGGAGAAACCGACCGGGGACTAGGCCGTGTCGCCGACCTCGGCGCGGCACTCGGCCGATGGCGCGCTCAACCCCGATCTGCCGCTGGCGTGAGCGGGGATCTCAGCCCTCGGCCTCGATGGCCTTCATCCCGCGTCCCACTGTTGCCATGTCGTCGTCCGACAGCATGACTCTGCGTGTAGACCCGTCGCGGGATGGCGAGGCGCAGGAGCTCCAGCGGTGCCTGGCGCTCGCACGCCGCGGATTCCGCCCTGATCGTAGAAGGCGCACGCCAGCGCCTGAGCGGGGAACTGTCGGGGCGGGATGTGCGGCAGGAATGCTCCGGCGTCGATCTACACGGCATGTCCCCCCGGCGGCCGGACGATCGGGAAGCCGGCCCCCATCAGCCCCTCTCCCAGGTAGCGGATGGAAGCGATGCGGTACTTCAGATAATCCTCGTCCACGACCTCCCGGAGCCCCACGGCGATCGCCTCGAGGTCCCGGCCGGCGAGACCGCCATAAGTGGGAAATCCCTCGGTCAGGATCAGCAGATGCGGAGTGGCTCGATGATGGTCTTCATGTCGTGACGCCGGCGCCGCGCCGCGCGCCCAAGGCGGCACTGGCTCTCACGCAATCTCCATTGCCCCGTCGGGATTCAGGACGACGCACTCTCCAACCTGTTGCCCCTTGAGTGAGCCGGTTCAGCCCAACGCGTGCAGGGACGCACAGGATCGGGCGTTCTTCTGTCAAGCTGACAGAGGCCCGCTGTCTGGATGGCATGAGAGCCGGCCTGCACTGTGGCCGGATGCGGAATCAGCCGCGTGGAGTTGCATGTACCGGCGAAGGCCGTCGTTCAGCGCCTCGCGCAGGCCGGAAGCGCCGCGCTACTTCTTCCGGAGCGACGCGAGCAGCCCGTCGAATTCCTTGGCCGCTGGAGCGGTGCTGCTCGTGGGCCCGGTGAGCTTGAAGAAGAGAGACCCTCGAGGTCCCTCAACGACAGCACCGAGCAGGGTCCAGCCGGAGGTCGGCCCCGCGGAGCCGTGGGCCGGGTCCGCATGGGCCTGGTAGGTCCCGGTCAACTCGACCTGGGAAACCTTGAGGTGTCGGACTTCGAAGTTGCGCCGAACGGGTTGCTGCGGCGCCTTGAACTCGCCGATCCAACGCTCGACATTGGCATCCGTTTCACCCCCCTGCCCCGGCCCGAAGTAGTAGACGACGCACCTCGCGGCCTCGCCCCCGGACGCGGGAGCCGGGATGACGTAGGTGGCGAGACGCATCCCGGTGGCCTCCTCTTCAACCCAACGCTTGGGCGTCTGCCACACGACCCCGGGATCCTGCTCCGGGGCTGCGGACTCCATGCCCCCCGGCATCTCTTCGCCGCCTGGTGCGGCGTTCGCGTCCCCGCCTGCCACCGTCGATGGTTTCTCTTTCGTCGTGCTCCGATTCCAGGCCAGAACGGCCAGCACGGCGATGAAGATCACAATCACGGATGTGAGGAGGCGCAGTCGCATCGTGAGTTCGCTCCGCTTCGACGAGGCAAGCCGGGGGCCCCGCTTCGCCAACACCGATGGTGAGGCAGACCGGAACAACCAGCATGAGGTGATACCAGCCGTGCGCCCAGGAACGCAAGTCGTTCGGTCGCCCGCATGTCTCGTCACCCGGTGGACGGCGCGCGGTGTCGCGGCTATCGTCCACCGAAATCGTTCCTCGCCGGAGCATCGGCACCGTCTCTGATGATGGTTCGCTGAGAGAAAGGACCCGAATCCAATGAACCAGCCGCAGAGAGTTCGGATCGGCGTCATGAGCTTGATGCTGGTGTTTGTTCTGGCGTTGGCGGGCTCATGCCAGAGGAAGCCCGCGGAAGGACCCCCGGCCGCTGGTTCAGCCGCGGACAGCGCCCAACAGGCACGACTCGCGGCGGGCCAGACGGCCTATCTCGCCAACTGCGCGATGTGCCACGGGGTGTGGGGTCTGGGTGATGGACCGCTCGCCGCGCAACTCCAGAAGGAGTCCGGGGTCAAACCGGCACATCTCAACGACCTCACGCACCTGGAGTCGATGGGACGCGCAGGGGTGATCACCGTGATCGAACAGGGCGGCGCTCACACCGGCCGCTCGAACCTGATGCCACCGTGGGGGGAGCGTCTTTCAACCGAGGAGATCGAGAAGATCGCCGACTTCGTGTTGGCCTTGCCCGATCTTCACCCGAAGATCCCGCCCAAGACGTTGGCCAAGTACCTCCAGGCGCCGCCTGGAGCGACGGCCGAAGGCCGCACGCTCTATGTGACCATGTGCACGGCGTGCCATGGGCCTTCCGGCAAGGGGGACGGCCCGTACGCAGACACCATGCTCGTGCGCAACAAGCTTCGGCCGCGCGATCTCACCGATAGTCTCTATTTCAG
Coding sequences within it:
- a CDS encoding c-type cytochrome, giving the protein MSLMLVFVLALAGSCQRKPAEGPPAAGSAADSAQQARLAAGQTAYLANCAMCHGVWGLGDGPLAAQLQKESGVKPAHLNDLTHLESMGRAGVITVIEQGGAHTGRSNLMPPWGERLSTEEIEKIADFVLALPDLHPKIPPKTLAKYLQAPPGATAEGRTLYVTMCTACHGPSGKGDGPYADTMLVRNKLRPRDLTDSLYFSGKTDRELFATISLGGGYFHKSPFMPIWSVSLTPDQIKDLVSYIRALSRTTPQP